Proteins from a single region of Paenibacillus sp. BIHB 4019:
- a CDS encoding NAD(P)H-dependent oxidoreductase, whose translation MKNILIIQCNPAEESYSEALAAAYAEGAAGAEVRTLHLSQLEFNPVLVGGYNNKAPLEQDLQNAQAHIKWADHLVFVYPTWWGGPPALLKGFIDRVFLPDFAYKYVKGKDLPKQLLKGKTARIIVTMDSPGWYYRFFQGMAGHKMMKINILQFCGVKSVRFTSLYEVRKSSLAKRQGWLAKVKQLGEKLA comes from the coding sequence ATGAAAAACATTTTAATTATTCAATGCAATCCCGCTGAAGAAAGCTACAGCGAGGCGCTGGCAGCCGCTTATGCTGAGGGAGCCGCTGGCGCCGAGGTCCGTACCCTTCATTTGTCCCAGCTCGAATTCAATCCCGTCCTGGTCGGAGGCTACAATAACAAAGCGCCACTAGAGCAGGATCTTCAGAACGCACAGGCGCATATCAAATGGGCTGATCATCTTGTTTTTGTATATCCAACCTGGTGGGGCGGACCTCCCGCTTTGCTCAAAGGCTTCATTGACCGCGTCTTTCTGCCCGACTTTGCTTATAAATATGTGAAAGGCAAGGATCTTCCCAAGCAGCTGCTCAAAGGAAAAACAGCCCGGATCATCGTCACGATGGACTCGCCGGGCTGGTACTATCGTTTTTTCCAAGGCATGGCTGGCCACAAAATGATGAAAATCAACATTCTGCAATTTTGCGGCGTCAAATCCGTCCGTTTTACGTCGCTGTATGAGGTCAGAAAATCATCGCTCGCCAAAAGGCAAGGCTGGCTTGCGAAGGTGAAGCAGCTCGGGGAAAAGTTAGCCTAA
- the thiC gene encoding phosphomethylpyrimidine synthase ThiC, with amino-acid sequence MTIFMNPLPGSSKVYESGSSLDIWVPMREIELEASTGRNGEKIPNAPIRVYDASGPYTDSAYEADIYKGLPHVRGEWIEGRGDVERYDGRSVKPEDNGFMSAEKAKERGAELFPITTRPLRARKGHNVTQLHYARQGIITHEMKFIAIREGMDPEFVRSEIAFGRAILPANINHPEIEPMIIGRQFHVKINANIGNSAVASSIEEEVEKMTWATRWGADTIMDLSTGKNIHTTREWIIRNSPVPVGTVPIYQALEKVNGKAEDLCWEVFRDTLIEQAEQGVDYFTIHAGVLLRYIPLTAKRVTGIVSRGGSIMAAWCLAHHQENFLYTHFEDICEIMKAYDVSFSLGDGLRPGSIADANDAAQFAELDTLGELTKIAWKHDVQVMIEGPGHVPMHLIKENMDRQLEVCDEAPFYTLGPLTTDIAPGYDHITSAIGAAMIGWFGTAMLCYVTPKEHLGLPNRDDVKEGVITYKIAAHAADLAKGHPSARLRDDALSKARFEFRWRDQFHLSLDPERAMAYHDETLPAEAAKSAHFCSMCGPKFCSMRITQDIREYAEQNGLETTEAIEAGMKEKSEAFKESGSHIYVSGT; translated from the coding sequence ATGACGATCTTTATGAATCCGCTGCCGGGCAGCAGCAAGGTGTACGAGTCGGGATCAAGCTTGGATATTTGGGTGCCAATGCGCGAAATTGAGCTCGAAGCGAGCACAGGCAGAAACGGAGAAAAAATACCGAATGCGCCGATTCGCGTGTATGACGCGAGTGGGCCATATACCGATAGCGCTTATGAGGCGGATATTTACAAAGGGCTGCCGCATGTAAGGGGAGAGTGGATTGAAGGGCGAGGAGATGTAGAGCGGTACGACGGGCGCAGCGTAAAGCCGGAGGATAACGGCTTTATGTCGGCCGAGAAGGCGAAAGAGCGCGGAGCGGAGCTTTTTCCAATAACGACGCGGCCGCTGCGGGCGAGAAAAGGGCATAATGTCACCCAGCTTCATTATGCGCGCCAGGGAATCATCACGCATGAAATGAAATTTATTGCGATAAGAGAAGGGATGGACCCTGAATTTGTCCGCTCGGAGATTGCATTTGGGCGTGCAATCCTACCAGCTAATATTAATCATCCCGAGATCGAGCCGATGATTATTGGGCGGCAATTTCATGTGAAAATCAATGCGAATATTGGCAATTCAGCAGTAGCTTCTTCTATTGAGGAAGAGGTAGAGAAGATGACATGGGCGACGCGCTGGGGTGCAGATACGATTATGGATTTGTCCACAGGCAAAAATATTCACACAACGCGCGAATGGATTATACGCAACTCCCCGGTTCCGGTCGGCACGGTGCCGATTTATCAGGCGCTGGAGAAGGTAAATGGCAAAGCAGAGGATTTATGCTGGGAGGTATTCCGCGATACGCTCATTGAGCAGGCGGAGCAGGGGGTTGATTATTTTACGATCCATGCAGGCGTATTGCTTCGCTATATTCCGCTAACAGCCAAGCGGGTGACGGGCATCGTGTCGCGTGGCGGGTCGATTATGGCGGCATGGTGCCTGGCCCATCATCAAGAGAACTTTTTATATACGCATTTTGAGGACATTTGCGAAATTATGAAGGCTTACGATGTTTCGTTCTCGCTAGGCGATGGCTTGCGTCCAGGCTCGATAGCCGATGCCAACGATGCAGCGCAGTTTGCCGAGCTGGATACGCTGGGCGAGCTGACAAAAATCGCCTGGAAGCATGATGTCCAAGTGATGATTGAAGGACCGGGACATGTGCCAATGCATTTGATTAAAGAAAATATGGACCGCCAGCTGGAGGTGTGCGATGAAGCGCCTTTCTACACGCTGGGGCCGCTGACAACGGATATAGCTCCCGGTTATGACCATATTACATCGGCTATTGGCGCCGCTATGATCGGCTGGTTCGGAACCGCGATGCTCTGTTATGTGACGCCGAAGGAGCATCTGGGTCTGCCGAATCGGGATGATGTGAAGGAAGGGGTTATTACGTATAAAATAGCGGCCCATGCCGCCGACCTGGCCAAGGGCCATCCTAGCGCTCGCCTGCGGGACGATGCGCTGTCGAAAGCGCGCTTCGAGTTCCGCTGGCGCGACCAGTTCCACTTATCGCTGGATCCTGAGCGCGCCATGGCGTACCACGATGAGACGCTGCCAGCAGAAGCGGCTAAGTCCGCGCATTTCTGCTCGATGTGCGGACCTAAATTTTGCAGCATGCGCATTACACAAGATATTAGAGAGTACGCCGAGCAAAATGGGCTGGAGACGACGGAGGCCATTGAAGCGGGAATGAAGGAAAAGTCCGAGGCGTTCAAGGAATCGGGGAGCCACATATATGTTAGCGGGACATAG
- a CDS encoding iron ABC transporter permease, translated as MSTATLISKSEQRRTRRAIIVMSIMGVLIVTAFVISMNTGFIKLTPLDVFKTLFGYGTAKQDLILFDFRLPRIVISVLIGAGFAVSGCVMQGLFRNPLADPGLLGINAGAGLMVILYVSFFRDNQMASPFFMPMLAFCGAALTALLIYTLSYKRYHGLLPTRMILVGVAVQAGISALVIVLSLALDPNDFQFVQIWLAGNIWGTNWKFVLAALPWILLLIPYVMFKSRSMNILNLGEQMATGLGSPVEKDRMKLLAAAVGLAATCVAVGGGISFVGLIGPHLARRLVGPTHQILVPASAMAGALLVIVSDTLARWAFQPSEIPTGIVIAVIGAPYFLYLLSRSK; from the coding sequence ATGAGCACCGCTACTTTAATTTCAAAAAGCGAGCAGCGCAGAACAAGACGAGCCATAATCGTCATGTCCATTATGGGTGTCCTTATTGTTACTGCTTTTGTGATTAGTATGAATACAGGTTTTATTAAGCTAACTCCGCTTGATGTGTTTAAAACGTTATTCGGATATGGAACGGCGAAGCAGGATCTGATTCTATTTGATTTCCGCTTGCCGCGTATTGTCATTTCCGTCTTGATCGGCGCAGGATTTGCCGTTTCTGGCTGTGTGATGCAAGGGCTGTTCCGCAATCCGCTGGCCGATCCTGGCTTGCTCGGTATTAATGCTGGAGCAGGGCTGATGGTTATTTTGTATGTTTCTTTTTTCCGTGATAACCAGATGGCGTCGCCATTTTTTATGCCGATGCTTGCCTTTTGCGGGGCTGCGCTAACTGCCTTGCTCATTTATACATTATCTTATAAACGTTATCACGGGCTGCTGCCTACACGGATGATTCTCGTCGGCGTTGCGGTTCAAGCCGGCATAAGTGCGCTTGTCATTGTACTCAGCCTAGCGCTTGATCCGAATGACTTTCAATTCGTTCAAATTTGGCTTGCAGGCAACATTTGGGGAACCAACTGGAAGTTTGTACTTGCTGCTCTGCCATGGATTTTATTATTGATCCCTTATGTTATGTTCAAGTCGCGTTCGATGAATATTTTGAATCTTGGCGAACAGATGGCAACGGGACTGGGGTCGCCGGTTGAGAAGGACCGGATGAAGCTGCTTGCAGCAGCGGTAGGTCTGGCTGCAACATGTGTGGCCGTTGGCGGCGGTATCTCCTTTGTCGGACTAATTGGTCCGCATTTGGCTCGTCGTCTTGTCGGACCGACGCATCAAATTCTCGTTCCGGCTTCCGCGATGGCGGGAGCATTGCTCGTCATTGTGTCCGATACGCTGGCTCGCTGGGCGTTCCAGCCTTCGGAAATTCCGACAGGTATCGTAATCGCCGTTATTGGCGCTCCTTATTTCCTTTACTTGCTGTCCCGTTCCAAATAG
- a CDS encoding TetR/AcrR family transcriptional regulator: protein MNKKSHADSKKKDILQAAMLLFATKGVDGVSVKEIGQAAGVTDAAIYKHFKSKDAVALEIFEQDCASYTALIDYYVQKDGSSASRFCQLIDEVLQMHDEDQYGLLLLSQQHELFYTARMEGQLRQPLDALIDFIEQGIERGELPEQNARLSAVMAIGIITQLAVSSMHGDLPAQLAPDAEQIKRHLLALIGHS from the coding sequence ATGAACAAAAAATCACATGCCGATAGTAAAAAAAAGGATATTTTGCAGGCGGCGATGCTGCTGTTTGCCACGAAGGGTGTTGACGGCGTTTCCGTCAAAGAAATCGGACAGGCTGCCGGCGTAACGGACGCAGCGATTTACAAGCATTTTAAAAGCAAGGATGCCGTTGCTTTGGAAATCTTTGAGCAGGATTGTGCCAGCTATACCGCTTTAATCGATTATTATGTGCAGAAGGATGGCAGCAGCGCCAGCCGGTTTTGCCAATTAATCGACGAGGTACTGCAAATGCACGATGAGGACCAGTATGGACTGCTGCTTCTTTCCCAGCAGCATGAGCTGTTTTATACAGCGAGGATGGAAGGGCAGCTCAGGCAGCCGCTTGATGCATTAATAGATTTTATAGAGCAAGGCATCGAGCGCGGCGAGCTTCCAGAGCAAAATGCCCGCCTGTCGGCTGTCATGGCGATCGGCATTATAACCCAGCTAGCCGTATCCAGCATGCATGGCGATCTACCCGCACAGCTTGCGCCGGACGCCGAGCAAATTAAGCGGCATCTATTAGCTTTAATAGGTCATTCGTGA
- a CDS encoding glycosyltransferase family 4 protein yields MTLARVAFVTPGSFPIPSTKSSSVERVVEKFVPLLKNRIHPRIYGRTTKGLKRNGLVHGVACVRFPAVNKASYIAAVGRSLVAYKPHVIQVENRPHNVLALKKKLPSARIWLSLHSSTFLSPGHITPASLHRSLQAADRIIVNSEFLRRVVATRAPEAAAKIRVVYPGVETGLFPSRFTEEGREKRQRERQAKKLEGREVVIFLGRLIPLKGAHHLLHIMPELVKKHPNMLAVIVGSPFYGSHRSTAYSRKLQQLGRAYPNHVRFVPYVPYTEVPGWFLAADMAIVPSGQREAFGLVNVEAMATGLPVVATRAGGMKEIVRDGVTGYLISQQNLENELRAKLLALLASSELRASMGKKSRERVEQSFTWQHTGRSWMNVLNERKLPGLD; encoded by the coding sequence ATGACGCTTGCCAGAGTGGCGTTTGTTACGCCAGGGTCATTTCCGATCCCATCCACAAAAAGCAGCTCGGTCGAACGGGTAGTCGAAAAATTTGTTCCACTTCTGAAAAATCGGATTCATCCCCGCATTTACGGGCGGACGACAAAGGGGCTTAAACGCAACGGGCTAGTCCATGGCGTCGCCTGCGTCAGATTTCCAGCGGTAAACAAAGCCAGCTATATCGCCGCTGTTGGCCGTTCCTTAGTTGCATACAAGCCGCATGTTATTCAGGTGGAGAATCGTCCGCATAACGTGCTTGCCCTGAAGAAGAAGCTGCCGTCCGCCCGAATTTGGCTGAGCTTGCATTCCTCTACTTTTCTAAGTCCCGGTCATATAACGCCAGCCAGTCTGCACCGAAGCCTGCAAGCGGCTGATCGCATTATTGTAAACAGCGAGTTTTTGCGCCGCGTCGTTGCGACGAGGGCGCCTGAAGCGGCAGCGAAAATAAGGGTTGTCTACCCCGGCGTGGAAACGGGGCTTTTTCCATCGCGATTTACCGAAGAAGGGCGAGAGAAGCGGCAGCGGGAGCGGCAGGCGAAAAAGCTGGAGGGCCGCGAGGTCGTTATTTTTCTCGGCAGGCTCATTCCGCTTAAGGGCGCTCACCATCTTCTGCATATTATGCCTGAGCTGGTAAAAAAACATCCGAATATGCTGGCTGTTATCGTCGGCAGCCCCTTCTACGGCTCGCATCGCTCCACCGCTTATTCCCGCAAGCTCCAGCAGCTCGGCCGTGCTTATCCGAATCATGTGCGCTTCGTTCCTTATGTGCCCTATACCGAAGTGCCAGGCTGGTTTTTGGCCGCAGATATGGCGATCGTCCCTTCGGGACAGCGTGAAGCTTTCGGTCTCGTGAACGTCGAAGCAATGGCTACGGGTCTTCCGGTAGTGGCTACACGGGCGGGCGGCATGAAGGAGATTGTACGGGATGGCGTCACCGGTTATTTGATTTCGCAGCAAAATCTGGAGAATGAGCTGAGAGCCAAGCTGCTTGCTCTACTCGCTAGCTCCGAGCTTAGGGCGAGCATGGGAAAGAAGAGCCGCGAGCGGGTGGAGCAAAGCTTCACTTGGCAGCATACGGGACGCAGCTGGATGAATGTGCTGAATGAACGGAAATTGCCCGGCTTGGATTGA
- a CDS encoding tryptophan-rich sensory protein: MNTAYRWLNACGLLIVIVANALAVTLPLGGKTTAQLAAQYPILFMPAGYAFSIWSLIYLLLAGFVIYSFLPSGRASRLPAQIGILFFVSCLFNAAWIFAWQYEKVYASVFIMLALLITLIAIYTRARTPGWQTATAGERFFILLPFSLYLGWISVATIVNITSALYKSGWQGFGLSETGWTIILLAVAALLALIIGWSYRDAAFAAVFVWAFIAIIVKQQEHDAIVFSTLAVTIVLALFIVFLLVLKLRRLRG, translated from the coding sequence ATGAATACTGCCTATCGCTGGCTAAACGCTTGTGGACTGCTAATCGTCATTGTCGCAAATGCACTCGCCGTCACCTTACCGCTTGGAGGAAAAACGACTGCCCAGCTTGCGGCGCAATATCCGATTCTGTTCATGCCCGCTGGCTATGCCTTCTCCATATGGAGCCTGATTTATTTGCTGCTTGCCGGATTTGTCATTTATTCCTTTCTGCCGTCAGGAAGGGCAAGCAGGCTGCCTGCCCAGATCGGCATCCTGTTTTTTGTTAGCTGCCTGTTTAATGCGGCTTGGATTTTTGCTTGGCAATATGAGAAGGTGTACGCCAGCGTATTTATTATGCTCGCGCTGCTGATCACGCTGATCGCCATCTACACGCGTGCCAGAACGCCCGGCTGGCAGACGGCAACGGCTGGCGAACGCTTTTTCATATTGCTGCCCTTTAGTTTGTATCTCGGCTGGATTAGCGTCGCGACCATCGTCAACATTACCTCCGCGCTGTACAAGTCAGGCTGGCAGGGCTTTGGGCTGTCCGAGACGGGATGGACGATTATTTTGCTGGCGGTCGCTGCTTTGCTCGCCTTAATCATCGGCTGGAGCTACCGCGATGCCGCTTTCGCCGCAGTCTTCGTCTGGGCGTTCATCGCCATTATCGTCAAGCAGCAGGAGCATGATGCCATCGTATTCAGCACGCTCGCTGTTACGATTGTGCTCGCTTTGTTTATTGTGTTTTTGCTGGTGTTGAAGCTGCGCAGGCTGCGCGGGTAG
- a CDS encoding iron ABC transporter permease — protein sequence MSLKQEQKQELKQMRQRSRPLVASIILIVGTAAVLFGLALSISVGAAKISLSTVWTAVFYFNPDITQHQIIQELRMPRALAAALIGAAFAVSGSVMQGMTRNPLADPSLLGLNSGAGFALALCFAFFRGMSHLEIMIICFFGAALAAGIVYGIGSLAKGGLTPVRLTLAGAAISTLFMSLSEGIQIHFQIGQDIAFWYAGGIAGTKWSQIGIVAPWIIGGILAAIAISRSISLLSLGDDVASSLGQRTKLTKTIGIIVTLILAGASVSVVGAVGFIGLIVPHVARYLVGVDYRWIIPCSAVLGALLLIVADIVARTINSPYETPVGALIAIIGVPFFLYLAVKQRGNL from the coding sequence ATGTCGTTGAAACAGGAGCAAAAACAGGAATTGAAGCAGATGAGGCAGCGTTCAAGGCCCCTAGTAGCGAGCATCATTCTGATCGTTGGCACAGCTGCTGTGTTATTTGGCCTTGCTTTATCTATTTCAGTCGGAGCAGCTAAAATTAGCTTATCCACGGTTTGGACTGCCGTCTTTTATTTTAATCCAGATATTACCCAGCACCAGATTATTCAAGAGCTGAGGATGCCAAGGGCACTTGCAGCTGCACTTATAGGAGCGGCCTTCGCGGTATCAGGCTCCGTTATGCAGGGGATGACCCGAAATCCACTCGCTGATCCGAGCTTGCTCGGTCTTAATTCGGGTGCAGGCTTTGCGCTTGCGCTGTGCTTTGCTTTTTTCCGTGGCATGTCTCATTTGGAAATTATGATTATTTGTTTCTTTGGAGCGGCGCTTGCTGCGGGTATCGTTTACGGTATCGGCTCGCTCGCCAAGGGCGGTTTGACGCCTGTCCGGCTGACGCTTGCGGGGGCAGCTATTAGCACGTTGTTCATGAGCTTGTCCGAAGGAATTCAAATTCACTTTCAAATTGGACAGGATATTGCTTTCTGGTACGCAGGCGGCATTGCCGGTACAAAATGGTCGCAAATTGGCATTGTTGCCCCTTGGATTATCGGCGGCATATTGGCAGCCATTGCGATTTCGCGCTCCATTTCTTTGCTCAGTCTAGGTGATGATGTTGCTTCGTCCCTCGGACAGCGTACGAAGCTGACGAAGACGATCGGCATTATTGTTACGCTAATTTTAGCCGGTGCATCGGTATCCGTTGTCGGAGCGGTCGGCTTTATCGGACTTATTGTTCCCCATGTGGCCCGCTATTTGGTTGGCGTGGATTACCGCTGGATTATTCCTTGTTCCGCTGTGCTTGGTGCGCTTCTGCTCATTGTAGCTGATATTGTAGCGCGTACCATTAATAGCCCTTATGAGACCCCGGTTGGCGCTCTGATTGCTATTATTGGTGTTCCGTTCTTCCTTTATCTTGCGGTTAAGCAAAGGGGGAATTTGTAG